From Candidatus Cloacimonadota bacterium:
AATCAAGGGGTGTAGCAGCCACTGTTGCAACAACCTGCTACCCATGGGAGTCTGGCTCTGATCGATTATGCTCAGCAAGCTGCCATGGCGGTTTCCATAACGGATGCTGCGGACGAGTTCAAGATTGCGTCGGCTTATCTCATCCAGCTGCATGTATTGAGATAATGAATAGTATCTCAGAGTTGTAATATGGGCCAGAGGTACCTTATAGAGGCTCATCACGTATGCCAGTGTTGCTCCAGCCGCAGTAGCTCCTGCAGGCCGGTTGTGGGCTCCGAAGGGTTCCAGGCTGCTAACGCCGAAATGCTTCATTAAAAGCGCTTTGGCTTCAACAGGTTGAAACTGCCAATTGTCAAAGATACTGATGGCTGGATTGTGTTCTATCTTCAAGCCTTTCACATATGCCTCATTGGCACTGTCATCGACCAGGATCTCAGCGGGTTTGAGGCGTTGAAGTTCGTTGTATAGCTCTTCTTCAGGTAGTTCTGTGAAAAAGAACTCGCCTGTGGAGAGGTCCAAATGCGCCAATCCGCAGAGTTTATGCTTATCGTTGCGGTAAAGCGTGCTTAGAAACACATTGGCTGTGCTGTCCAAGAGGTTTTGATCCAGCACTGCTCCGGGAGTAATAATCTCAGTAACCTCCCGTTTCACCAGTCCCACTGCTTTTTTGGGATCTTCAGTCTGTTCGCAGATAGCTACTTTCAGGCCGCTTCGGATCAATTTATCAAGATAATTGTCCAGGGCATGATAGGGGAAACCTGCCAGAGGAATGGGATTATCGTCGCTTTTGTTGCGCGTTGTAAGTGTGATGTTCAGGATTTTGGATGCGCTTACGGCATCCTCAAAGAAAGTCTCGTAAAAATCTCCCATCCGAAAGAGTACCAGCTTGTCAGGATGTGCTTTCTTCACCTCATAGAACTGGCGAAGCATAGGAGTGAGCTTGGTGTTATCCATTTAATATTGAACGATAAAGCTGTTAATTTCGCTACTAGTAAGGCGGGCTCTGGCACTGTCTGTCTGTTCACGACTACTGAAAGGACCTGCCAGAACAACCCAGGTAGTTTTACCTTGGTCTTTGTCCTCATAATATGATGCCGGTATCTGCATATCTCTGATGCTGCGGCACAAGCGTTCAGCGTTTGTTTTCACAGAGAATCTTCCGGCTTGCAAAAAGAAGCCCTTCAACGGTTTGGAAATCAACTTGATGGGGAGATATTCGTCGATGGGAGGCAGGTTTAGAGGAGGAAGTTTCTCCGATACTTCAGGAACGCTTCCCACTTGAGTATCAAGACTATCCGAAGCCAGTTCCACTGGGATATCCAGAGGTGTATATGGATACAAGAAGCTGAGATCCAAGGATGGTGTCCGACTGCGCATATTGAAAAGGCGTTCCTCTATGTCGAAAGCAACTTGGGAGTATTTATCCAGTTCATAACCTTCCCGGAATGCCTTCAGCGCTTCTTTGAAGTTGGAATTCAGTTCATTGATCATGCCCAGCTTGTAGTAATAATACTGACGGTCAAATTCTTTGAGATGTTGTAAGTTAGCAAGGCTGGAGATAGCACTTTGGTACTTTCGTTGGCTTACGTAGGAATCCACTATCAGGTAGTGTGCGGATTCAGCTTCTTTTCCCTGGGGACTCAATCGGAGGTAGTTTTCGGCATTTGCTATTGCCGAAGAATAGTCATCCTGCCAGTAAAATACTACTGCGATCCAATAGAAACGATCCACGATATCAGGCGAATTGATGCGTCGCAAAAGAGTTCCTGCTTTTTGCATCTCGCGCTCTAAAATGTGGATCTTGGCAACTTCTAGCATTGCCATTTGCCCATACGGTGTCTTGGGATACTTCTCGATACATGAGTTTAAGCGGGTCTGAGTATCCGCTATATTTTTGCAGAGCATTGCTTCCAGATACAGCACTAGAGCGCGCTCTTCATCCTTATTTGGCTTCAAGTCCTTTAGCTCTTTCTGCAGGTCGGCCGTTTTGCCTTCTTCAAATAGTGTTTCCAGATTCTGGAAGTCCTTGCGAACCTGTGCATTCAGCCCCACAGCGCATAGTAGGATCAGGATAAGAAATACAATCAATCTACGCATCGGCGAATCAATGCTCCTACCACATTTGTCTCGGCCAGGGGGATTTTAAAGTATGCATTTGGCCTTGTGCATTCCAGTTCTTGGTTGTCATCATCATATATCTTACTCACGCGTAATCTGATATCCTGGTTGATGTCCGGGAAAACCAGTTCGATAGTGTCGTTTAGGGATATCTTTCCCAGGCAGTCGAGAACCATTCTCCCTTTCTCATGTGCAATTATTTTTCCACAATACTCGCTATTTGAGGTATAAGAACCTTGAAAGCTCTTTTCAATGATTCCCGCATCACCATCTGGAAAGTCGAAAAAGCCTTCCCAATAAGGGCGATGAGATACCTTTTCCAGCTCTTCATGCAGATGTTCCCAAGTAGCGGTATCCTGGCTGGATGTGTCCATTGCTTTGCGATACACGCGACAGGTTTGCGCCACATAATACTCGCTCTTCATGCGTCCCTCGATCTTTCCGGCATCGATTCCCGCTTGTTTTAGCAAGGGAATCCTGTCCAGCATACAAAGGTCTTTCGAGCTTAGAATATAGCTGCCATATTGATCTTCTTCCACCGGAAGGTACACACCGGGGCGCTCCTGTTCCGTAAGAGCCCATTTCCAGCGACATACCTGAGTACAGCTTCCGCTGTTTGCACTGCGCCGGTTGAAGTATGCACTCAGCAAACAGCGTCCGGAATATGCCACACACATTGCGCCGTGTATGAAGCATTCGATTTCCAGGTCGGGTAGCTCAGCTTTGGTTTCCAATATCTCTGAGAAGCTCATTTCCCTAGCTGCTACGATGCGTTTTGCCCCTTGCTCGTACCAGAAACGGGCAGAAGCTACAGAGCACACATTAGCTTGTGTGCTGATATGAATGGGAATGCCGGTAAGACTCTTTACCATACTGAACACACCGGGATCGGATACAATCACTGCATCGATCCCGCTATCTTTCAACCAGAGTAAGAATTCCTTCAGTTGAGCGTATTCGGAATTCTTCAGATAGGCGTTCAGAGTAAGGTAGAGCTTGGCATTGTGTTCGTGTGCAAAGTGGATGGCTTCCTTCAGTTCGTCTTTGGATAGATTGGTTGCAGTAGCGCGTAATCCAAAGAGGTTGTACCCGCAGTATACCGCGTCCGCACCATAGGTGATGGCGTACTTGATCTTATTTAAGTCTCCGCCTGGGGCAGTTAATTCCATCAATTACTCATTGAATTCAGGAGATCATCGTTGCTCTTGGAAGCCTTCATTTGTTTGCGCAAAGTTTCGATACCCTGGATCGGGCTGATTGTCTTGAGGTATTTGCGCAAAACATACATGCGGTTGATCTCGTTCTTGGTAAGCAGCAATTCTTCCCTGCGA
This genomic window contains:
- a CDS encoding SPOR domain-containing protein codes for the protein MRRLIVFLILILLCAVGLNAQVRKDFQNLETLFEEGKTADLQKELKDLKPNKDEERALVLYLEAMLCKNIADTQTRLNSCIEKYPKTPYGQMAMLEVAKIHILEREMQKAGTLLRRINSPDIVDRFYWIAVVFYWQDDYSSAIANAENYLRLSPQGKEAESAHYLIVDSYVSQRKYQSAISSLANLQHLKEFDRQYYYYKLGMINELNSNFKEALKAFREGYELDKYSQVAFDIEERLFNMRSRTPSLDLSFLYPYTPLDIPVELASDSLDTQVGSVPEVSEKLPPLNLPPIDEYLPIKLISKPLKGFFLQAGRFSVKTNAERLCRSIRDMQIPASYYEDKDQGKTTWVVLAGPFSSREQTDSARARLTSSEINSFIVQY
- a CDS encoding U32 family peptidase encodes the protein MELTAPGGDLNKIKYAITYGADAVYCGYNLFGLRATATNLSKDELKEAIHFAHEHNAKLYLTLNAYLKNSEYAQLKEFLLWLKDSGIDAVIVSDPGVFSMVKSLTGIPIHISTQANVCSVASARFWYEQGAKRIVAAREMSFSEILETKAELPDLEIECFIHGAMCVAYSGRCLLSAYFNRRSANSGSCTQVCRWKWALTEQERPGVYLPVEEDQYGSYILSSKDLCMLDRIPLLKQAGIDAGKIEGRMKSEYYVAQTCRVYRKAMDTSSQDTATWEHLHEELEKVSHRPYWEGFFDFPDGDAGIIEKSFQGSYTSNSEYCGKIIAHEKGRMVLDCLGKISLNDTIELVFPDINQDIRLRVSKIYDDDNQELECTRPNAYFKIPLAETNVVGALIRRCVD